A single genomic interval of Thermodesulfovibrionales bacterium harbors:
- a CDS encoding C4-type zinc ribbon domain-containing protein yields MLPRLQKLIELQELDHTILQRTKEVETDIPAGISDISAQSEKIQKETEKARQRLAELEKKKKQKERELDDVEEKIKKLKARTPEIKTNKEYQALLSEIEGAEKEKLKIEDEILNLMELTEEVKIELRTQEAELKKKEAELEKRKKELLLLKEEKEKNLDELRHKRSVLVGEIDPGDYELYMSLLEKGKGLAVTVAVDSICQGCYLNIPPQLYVEIKKNDRLIQCPQCKRILYWKPSS; encoded by the coding sequence GTGCTGCCCAGGCTTCAAAAACTTATTGAGCTTCAGGAACTTGACCATACTATCCTTCAGAGAACAAAAGAGGTAGAGACAGATATACCAGCAGGTATTTCAGATATTTCCGCTCAATCCGAAAAAATCCAGAAGGAAACTGAAAAAGCCAGGCAAAGACTTGCAGAGCTTGAAAAAAAGAAAAAACAGAAGGAAAGGGAACTGGATGATGTTGAAGAGAAGATTAAAAAACTCAAGGCAAGGACCCCTGAGATAAAGACGAATAAGGAATATCAGGCCCTTCTTAGCGAGATAGAGGGTGCGGAAAAGGAAAAGTTAAAAATTGAGGATGAAATACTTAATCTTATGGAACTTACTGAAGAGGTCAAAATAGAGCTAAGGACACAGGAGGCAGAATTAAAGAAAAAAGAAGCCGAACTTGAAAAAAGAAAGAAAGAACTCCTTTTGCTTAAGGAAGAAAAGGAAAAAAACCTTGATGAACTGAGGCATAAGCGCTCGGTGCTGGTTGGGGAGATAGATCCAGGAGATTACGAGCTTTATATGTCTCTTCTTGAAAAGGGCAAAGGGCTGGCTGTTACAGTTGCAGTAGATTCAATATGCCAGGGCTGTTATCTTAATATACCACCTCAGTTATATGTTGAGATCAAAAAAAATGACAGACTTATTCAGTGTCCTCAATGCAAAAGAATACTTTACTGGAAACCCTCTTCTTAA
- a CDS encoding DUF1957 domain-containing protein, with protein sequence MYQEKRVSILLLLHSHLPFLRECQIKEPVEETWFFEAVIESYIPLIRIFEELAERKVTFRVVLSLSPTLLEMLDDPYLMNRLKEHLNNLDSLIKRELRRKKRTVFYEIVEFYRKRIEETDYFLRRRKITKAFQDLAKNGYLDLITTAATHAYLPLFSSYPHVVWLQIKTGLEIFRRHIKLRGGALQGFWLPECGYYEGLFPLLRKAHIDWTVLEAHGIVFGRPVPPEGIFRPVLSPEGILLFARDAETCRFVWSKDIGYPGNPWYRDFYKDVCYELSDSEWRLFRKDGIRHHTGLKYYRIGGKEKKPYIREKALNIANLHAVDFVKKLEARASQAMELTERPVIVLAFDTELFGHWWFEGPEWLKKIIELIAVNDKLRLIIPEDVLDNNSRFREVLPVSSSWGEGGFNSTWLSKENSAYVKAIYRAIEEAPASIFKSSNARPFRKPSALREFLLMQSSDFLFMLKRDENSKRYGERRLKEHLMAFYKALF encoded by the coding sequence TTGTATCAAGAAAAAAGAGTCAGTATCTTACTTCTTCTCCACAGTCATCTTCCTTTTTTAAGAGAATGCCAAATAAAAGAGCCTGTAGAAGAGACATGGTTTTTTGAGGCAGTTATTGAGTCTTATATTCCCCTGATCAGAATATTTGAAGAACTTGCCGAAAGAAAGGTGACCTTCAGGGTAGTGCTTTCTCTCAGCCCAACCCTCCTTGAGATGTTAGATGATCCCTATTTAATGAACAGATTAAAAGAACACCTTAATAATTTAGATTCCCTAATTAAAAGAGAACTTAGAAGAAAAAAAAGGACTGTTTTTTATGAGATTGTAGAATTTTACAGAAAAAGGATTGAAGAAACAGATTACTTTTTAAGAAGGAGAAAAATAACAAAAGCCTTTCAGGATCTGGCAAAGAATGGTTATCTTGACCTCATTACAACAGCAGCAACCCATGCCTATTTACCTCTTTTTTCTTCCTATCCCCATGTGGTGTGGCTTCAGATTAAAACAGGACTTGAAATATTCAGAAGACATATCAAATTAAGGGGTGGTGCTCTGCAGGGTTTCTGGCTTCCTGAATGCGGTTATTATGAAGGATTGTTCCCCTTGCTTAGAAAGGCGCACATAGACTGGACCGTGCTTGAAGCACATGGCATAGTATTTGGTAGGCCTGTGCCTCCTGAAGGAATTTTCAGACCTGTTTTATCTCCAGAAGGCATACTTCTTTTTGCAAGAGATGCAGAGACATGCAGATTTGTATGGTCAAAGGACATAGGCTATCCAGGCAATCCATGGTATCGCGATTTTTATAAGGATGTTTGCTATGAGTTAAGTGACAGTGAGTGGAGGCTCTTCAGGAAGGATGGTATAAGACACCATACTGGCCTCAAATATTATAGAATTGGAGGCAAGGAGAAAAAACCTTATATAAGGGAAAAAGCATTGAATATTGCCAATCTTCATGCAGTAGATTTTGTTAAAAAACTTGAAGCAAGGGCCTCTCAGGCAATGGAATTAACAGAGAGACCTGTTATAGTCCTTGCCTTTGACACAGAACTTTTTGGGCACTGGTGGTTTGAGGGACCTGAGTGGTTGAAAAAAATAATAGAACTTATTGCAGTGAATGATAAATTAAGACTAATAATACCCGAGGATGTATTAGATAATAACTCTCGGTTCAGAGAGGTTTTACCCGTTTCTTCAAGCTGGGGTGAAGGTGGATTTAACAGCACATGGTTATCAAAGGAGAATTCAGCCTACGTAAAGGCTATTTACAGAGCTATTGAAGAAGCACCAGCTTCAATATTTAAATCATCGAATGCCCGCCCTTTCAGAAAGCCTTCAGCCCTGAGAGAATTCCTTCTCATGCAGTCAAGTGATTTTCTATTTATGCTTAAAAGGGATGAGAATTCCAAAAGATATGGTGAGAGAAGACTTAAGGAACACCTGATGGCCTTTTATAAGGCTCTATTTTGA
- a CDS encoding ribonuclease HI family protein, producing MKTVKIFSDGASRGNPGPAGIGVVIAEDKKEIEISRPIGRATNNIAEYMALIAGLEAAHRLKAEAVEIYSDSELLVKQIKGLYKVRDKKLLALWQRVNRLLGLFKAYTITHIPREENRKADSLARQALKEKQL from the coding sequence ATGAAAACAGTGAAGATATTCAGCGATGGTGCCTCAAGAGGGAATCCGGGTCCTGCTGGTATTGGTGTTGTCATTGCAGAAGATAAAAAAGAGATAGAGATTTCCAGGCCTATTGGTAGAGCAACAAACAACATAGCAGAGTATATGGCATTGATAGCTGGACTAGAAGCTGCACACAGGTTAAAAGCAGAGGCCGTAGAGATCTACTCAGATTCAGAGCTCCTGGTGAAACAGATAAAGGGTCTCTATAAGGTCAGGGATAAAAAACTGTTAGCTTTATGGCAGAGGGTGAACAGACTTCTTGGTTTGTTTAAGGCTTACACTATAACACATATCCCGAGAGAGGAAAACAGAAAGGCTGATAGCCTTGCCAGGCAGGCATTGAAAGAAAAGCAGTTATAA
- a CDS encoding PilZ domain-containing protein, with protein sequence MEERRRYPRITVEGISGRMLCAEKAKVLNISLGGMAIEISKRLEINREYSLKLESKGDRFDFRGRVVWASLVGSLKGNRGDIIPVYHAGLKFVDLFNEKAQKLIEFIERHRMGESKFEDRIEGLRFKVKSLEGVIVDYPRNYKVKIISLGGMLIELQEAFEINRVFPMEIIIPGGLKIEVTGRIASCNQNEKNKDLYDTGIEFINMNPEDRNKLSDFLKSLGI encoded by the coding sequence TTGGAAGAAAGAAGGCGTTATCCAAGGATTACAGTTGAGGGTATAAGTGGAAGGATGCTCTGTGCTGAGAAGGCTAAGGTACTAAATATAAGCCTGGGCGGTATGGCAATAGAGATCTCAAAAAGACTGGAGATAAACAGAGAGTATTCACTTAAACTTGAAAGCAAAGGCGATAGATTTGATTTCAGAGGTAGAGTTGTTTGGGCATCCCTTGTTGGAAGTCTTAAGGGTAACCGTGGAGATATAATTCCTGTTTATCACGCAGGACTTAAGTTTGTAGATCTCTTTAACGAAAAGGCTCAAAAACTTATTGAATTTATAGAGCGTCACAGGATGGGTGAGAGTAAATTTGAAGACAGGATAGAGGGTCTCAGATTCAAGGTAAAGTCCCTTGAGGGTGTAATTGTTGATTATCCACGTAACTATAAAGTAAAGATAATAAGCCTTGGCGGGATGCTCATAGAGCTTCAAGAGGCCTTCGAGATTAACAGGGTATTTCCAATGGAGATTATCATTCCAGGCGGTCTGAAGATTGAAGTAACAGGACGGATAGCTTCCTGTAATCAGAATGAAAAAAATAAAGATCTTTATGATACAGGAATAGAGTTTATTAACATGAATCCAGAGGACAGAAATAAACTTTCTGATTTTCTTAAATCTTTAGGGATATAA
- the selD gene encoding selenide, water dikinase SelD, which translates to MGPSDLEGLLSDLDFHLSPSVIVGPGDDAGVFILEEKWIKNGEWAFVETVDIITPLVDDPFLFGAISATNSLSDIYAMGGRPLTALAILGYDPCDFDRNTIKEILRGCISQLELAGVSLLGGHTVEDPEVKFGLSVTGIVLKNEILRKEGAMPGDLLCLTKPLGTGLATTALKAQRLSEEWFSEVLSWMLMLNDKARDIALKAKARSCTDITGFGLLGLSQYDFSKSCGLPSLL; encoded by the coding sequence ATAGGTCCGTCGGACCTTGAAGGCTTGCTCAGCGACCTGGATTTTCATTTATCTCCCTCTGTTATTGTAGGACCGGGAGATGATGCAGGAGTTTTTATTCTCGAAGAAAAGTGGATTAAAAATGGTGAGTGGGCTTTTGTAGAAACAGTGGATATAATTACTCCTCTTGTTGATGATCCCTTTCTCTTTGGTGCAATAAGTGCTACAAATTCCTTAAGTGACATCTATGCCATGGGCGGTAGACCCCTTACAGCTCTTGCCATACTCGGATACGATCCCTGTGATTTTGATAGGAATACAATAAAGGAGATCTTAAGGGGTTGTATCAGCCAGCTTGAACTTGCAGGAGTAAGCCTTCTTGGTGGTCATACAGTTGAGGATCCAGAGGTTAAGTTTGGCCTTTCTGTTACAGGTATTGTTTTAAAGAATGAGATTTTAAGAAAAGAAGGTGCCATGCCAGGAGATCTGCTCTGCCTTACAAAACCCCTTGGCACAGGTCTTGCGACAACTGCTTTAAAAGCACAGCGGCTTTCTGAAGAATGGTTCAGCGAAGTCCTCTCATGGATGCTAATGCTTAATGATAAGGCAAGGGATATAGCTCTCAAGGCAAAAGCAAGGTCCTGTACTGATATAACAGGATTCGGGCTTCTGGGTCTGTCTCAATATGATTTCTCAAAGTCCTGTGGACTACCATCTCTTCTTTGA
- a CDS encoding selenium metabolism-associated LysR family transcriptional regulator, whose protein sequence is MDDHRLKVFCTVAETKSFSKASEIIHLTQPAVSLQIQALEEIYDTKLFDRSSSTVTLTPAGEILYRYAKQILGLYAQAEREIASLTGLIKGSIRAGASTTIANYLLPSIISDFKKINKKVRFHVLIGNTKRIVDHLNNGIVYFGLVEGDVSKYKLKADRILKDELVVIVSSDHPFSGRKSVSVHELVNEPFILREEGSGTRQVIEKYFLKFGISVSDLNVVAVLGGTEAIKEAVEDGAGISIVSKWAVRREVSRGTLRMIPLKEERLTRDFSLIHKNPVLTSAANEFVEYLKKYEYEKLFQRSK, encoded by the coding sequence ATGGACGATCACAGATTAAAGGTATTCTGCACAGTAGCTGAGACAAAAAGTTTTTCAAAGGCATCTGAAATCATCCATCTAACCCAGCCTGCTGTCAGCCTTCAGATTCAGGCTCTTGAGGAAATCTATGATACTAAACTTTTTGACAGGTCAAGCTCCACCGTAACTCTCACACCAGCAGGAGAGATACTTTACAGGTATGCAAAACAGATACTGGGTCTTTATGCCCAGGCTGAACGGGAAATAGCAAGTCTTACAGGCCTTATTAAGGGCAGCATCAGGGCAGGTGCAAGTACCACGATAGCAAATTATCTACTTCCGTCTATTATATCTGATTTTAAAAAGATAAATAAAAAAGTAAGATTTCATGTGTTGATAGGAAACACCAAGAGGATAGTTGATCATCTTAATAACGGGATTGTTTATTTCGGGCTTGTTGAGGGAGATGTCTCTAAATATAAATTAAAGGCAGATAGGATATTAAAAGATGAACTTGTGGTTATTGTATCTTCTGACCATCCTTTTTCGGGAAGAAAGAGTGTATCAGTTCATGAACTCGTTAATGAACCATTTATACTCAGGGAGGAGGGTTCTGGCACAAGGCAGGTTATAGAAAAATATTTTTTAAAATTTGGAATATCAGTCTCAGATCTTAATGTTGTAGCTGTCCTGGGTGGAACAGAGGCTATAAAAGAAGCTGTCGAGGATGGAGCAGGGATTTCAATTGTTTCAAAATGGGCTGTAAGAAGAGAGGTCAGCAGAGGTACACTCAGGATGATTCCCTTAAAAGAAGAAAGACTCACAAGAGATTTTTCCCTGATTCATAAAAATCCTGTACTAACCTCCGCAGCAAACGAGTTCGTGGAATATCTTAAAAAATATGAATACGAAAAACTTTTCCAGCGTTCAAAATAG